Proteins encoded by one window of Streptomyces sp. NBC_01571:
- a CDS encoding 3-hydroxyacyl-CoA dehydrogenase produces MTDRRQKLFVLELSGDGRVFSVNPDGTDKRIVVSGCRFPDGVAVDAEAGHVYWTNMGSPPVDDGSIERVDLDGGNRTTIVPDGGTHTPKQLHLEAVGRKLYWGDREGMRVMRCDLDGSNLETLVQTGRTDSDRRDETRWCVGVAVDPDGGHLYWSQKGPSDAGLGKILRAGIDLPAGESPAGRSDIEVLLQGLPEPIDLQLDLTERTLYWTDRGDPPRGNSVNRTPVDPPGGQREPEILWTHLMEGIGIALDLDDGRMFVTDMAGTVYAADLDGSSRREILIAQGNLTGIAHAVLPAEEP; encoded by the coding sequence GTGACAGATCGGCGGCAGAAACTGTTCGTGCTCGAACTCAGCGGTGACGGCCGCGTGTTCTCGGTGAACCCCGACGGCACCGACAAGCGGATCGTCGTCTCGGGATGCAGGTTCCCCGATGGTGTGGCCGTCGACGCCGAGGCGGGGCACGTCTACTGGACGAACATGGGTTCCCCGCCGGTCGACGACGGCTCGATCGAGCGTGTCGACCTGGACGGAGGCAACCGGACGACGATCGTTCCCGACGGCGGCACGCACACGCCGAAACAGCTGCACCTCGAGGCCGTCGGCCGCAAGCTCTACTGGGGTGACCGCGAGGGGATGCGCGTCATGCGCTGCGACCTCGACGGCTCGAACCTCGAGACGCTCGTACAGACGGGCCGGACGGACAGCGACCGGCGCGACGAGACCAGGTGGTGCGTCGGAGTCGCCGTGGATCCTGACGGCGGGCACCTGTACTGGTCGCAGAAGGGACCGAGCGACGCGGGACTGGGGAAGATCCTCCGGGCCGGGATCGACCTGCCCGCCGGCGAGTCCCCGGCCGGCCGGAGCGACATCGAGGTGCTGCTCCAGGGGCTGCCGGAGCCGATCGACCTGCAGCTGGACCTGACGGAACGCACGCTGTACTGGACCGACCGGGGGGACCCGCCGCGAGGCAACTCCGTGAATCGCACGCCGGTGGATCCGCCCGGCGGGCAGCGGGAGCCCGAGATCCTGTGGACGCACCTGATGGAAGGCATCGGCATCGCTCTCGATCTGGACGACGGCCGCATGTTCGTGACCGACATGGCCGGGACCGTCTACGCGGCCGACCTCGACGGGTCGAGCCGCCGGGAGATCCTCATCGCGCAGGGCAACCTCACCGGGATCGCCCATGCCGTGCTTCCCGCCGAGGAGCCGTAG
- a CDS encoding crotonase/enoyl-CoA hydratase family protein: protein MNTEPPTDTPTGTPTVRTEEHGAVFVITIDRPRVRNAVDGATARALADAFDRLDARDDLLVGVLTGAGGTFSAGMDLKAYAAGDTPIIPGRGFAGLTRTPLRSPLIAAVEGWALGGGTEMALACDMIVAAQDATFGLTEVTVGLVPPEGGIVRLPERIPRNIAVEVLLTGDPLPAERAHQLGLVNHLTPSGEALAKAVEMAHRIARNAPLSLAAVKRAVNERTAYGDQDAFRQQDQLVAPVLASHDAQEGAHAFAERRSPHWEGR from the coding sequence ATGAACACCGAACCCCCCACCGACACCCCGACCGGCACTCCCACCGTGCGCACCGAAGAGCACGGCGCGGTCTTCGTGATCACGATAGACCGACCGAGGGTACGCAACGCTGTCGACGGCGCCACCGCGCGGGCCCTGGCAGACGCCTTCGACCGACTCGACGCCCGCGACGACCTGCTGGTCGGTGTGCTCACCGGTGCCGGCGGCACCTTCAGCGCGGGCATGGACCTCAAGGCGTACGCGGCCGGAGACACCCCGATCATCCCGGGGCGGGGCTTCGCCGGACTCACCCGGACCCCGCTTCGCAGCCCGCTCATCGCGGCCGTCGAGGGCTGGGCGCTGGGCGGCGGCACCGAGATGGCCCTCGCCTGCGACATGATCGTGGCAGCCCAGGACGCCACCTTCGGCCTCACCGAGGTGACGGTCGGCCTGGTCCCCCCTGAAGGCGGAATCGTGCGTCTGCCCGAACGCATCCCCCGCAACATCGCCGTCGAGGTCCTCCTCACCGGCGATCCCCTGCCCGCCGAACGGGCCCATCAGCTCGGCCTCGTCAACCACCTCACCCCCTCCGGCGAGGCGCTCGCCAAGGCCGTGGAGATGGCTCACCGCATCGCACGGAACGCGCCGCTGTCCCTCGCAGCGGTCAAACGCGCGGTCAACGAGCGGACCGCGTACGGCGACCAGGACGCGTTCCGCCAGCAGGATCAGCTCGTCGCACCGGTCCTCGCGTCCCACGACGCACAGGAAGGGGCCCACGCCTTCGCCGAAAGGCGCTCACCCCACTGGGAAGGCCGCTGA